The genomic segment TTTGAGCGTGTGTTTTGCGATGACCGCTGCAATGGAAGTGCTGCCGTCCACGCTCCTTGTCGTACTACCGGTCGGCTTGTATCTGTTTATGACCGGCGGCATTACACTGCCGGTGCTGATCATGTGTGTGCTGCTTTCTTATGCGTCATATAAACCGCTCCTTAAAGCAATGGCGTATATGGATACGATGGCGAATGTGCGTGTTGTGTTCGGTGAGATTCAATCGGTACTCGATTTACCGGAGCTGGTTCGGCAAGATACCGCCCCTGCACCGCACGGGTATGATGTGCGTTTTGAAAATGTGGTGTTCGGCTACGGCGGAGCGCTGTGCGAAACAGCCGGTACCGCTGCCAAGGATAGTGCGGCAGGCAGCGCAGCAAGTGGTGCTGCTGGTAAGGATTGTATACCGGCTGCAGTGAACGGTATAGTAAACGGTGCAGCTGCCAAAGACAGCACAAAGGTGTTCGACGGATTGAACTTTACCGCCAAAGAAGGCGAGCTGACCGCGATTGTCGGTTCTTCCGGCAGCGGTAAGTCTACCATCGCAAAACTGCTGGCAGGCTTCTGGAATATCAACAGCGGACACATCACCATCGGCGGCGCTGATATCGGGAGCATGAGCTTAGAGCGGAATATGCAGCTGGTTACCTATGTGTCGCAGGAAAACTTTTTGTTCAATAAGACCATTCGGGAAAATCTCAAGATGGCAAAAGAAGATGCAACCGATGCGGAAATCGAAGCCGCCTGTACAAAAGCCAGCATTCACGACTTTATCAAAAGCCTGCCCGACGGGTATGATACCAATGCGGGAAACGCAGGCAGCAAGTTTTCAGGCGGCGAGCGGCAGCGGCTCACCATTGCCCGTGCCTTACTGAAAGACAGTCCCATTGTGGTACTCGACGAGGCAACCGCCTACTCCGACCCGGAAAACGAAGCCATTATCCAGCAGTCTATCGATAACCTTGTAAAAAATAAGACCGTTATTATGATTGCGCACCGGCTTTCCACGATTGTCAATGCCGATAAAATCATCGTACTGGATAAAGGGAAAATCGCCGCTGAGGGCACACACACTGAGCTGTTACAGCGCTCTCCGCTCTATCAAAAAATGTGGCAGTCCCATATCAGCAGCAGGGATAATTAAGAATTATATTGGAGGAATACATGATACGAACTATACATCTAACAGACGCAAAGGCTATTCGGGATATAAGCGAGTTTTCGCTTGGGTATAAAACAACAGAAGCGGTAACCGAACGGCAGATTGCAAAACTTTTAAAAGACAATCAGCATGTTATACGGGTGTACGAAGATGATGAAACGCACACTGTAGTAGGCTTTATTCATGCCGAAGCATATCAACTTTTATACAAAGAACCGGGATTCAATATTTTGGGACTTGCGCTGTTAGCCGAGTATCAGCACAAGGGTATCGGCAAACAGCTGCTGCGTGCTGTAGAAGCAGAAGCCGTTGCACGGCACTACCGCTTTATCCGCCTCAACTCCGGCGAGCACCGCACGGAAGCTCATGCGTTTTACGAACATTGCGGCTACTCATGCACAAAACTGCAAAAACGCTTTATAAAGGAATGGTAAAATTATGTTTGATTTATTGAAGAAGATTTACGCGGTTGCGGGGAATCAATCAAAGCGTATAACAACGATGTTTATTTGCGATATGCTCAAAAGCATATTCGAAGGCTTTACCCTCGGCGGGCTTGGGTATTTTTTGCTAACATTGAGCCGTGCGGTGTTTCAATCACAGCCGGTTACACGGAGCAATATTATCACGGTGTTCTGCATTATGGTCACCAGCATCACGGGGAAAATCATCTTCGGCTATATTTCCGACCGGAATAAAAATATCGCCTCGTATACGATGGGGGCGGAGAACAGGCTTGTCATCGGAGATAAACTGAAAAACGTACACATGGGATATTTTTCCGAAAGTAAACTCGGCGATATTTCGGGAGCGTTGACAACGGTGATCACCGATGTTGAAACAATCGATATGATGATTCTCGAAATGATGTTTGCAGGCAGCATTCAAACGGTGATTATGGCGCTGTTTGTTTTCCCGTATGATATGACAACCGGCTGTATCATTTTTATCACCCTTGTTACTGCAATCCTGTTCAACTCTGTGTTTCAAAAAAAGACCGATGCGGTAACGACAAAACTGACGGAGCTGAAGCTGCAACTGCATACCGATATTTTGGAGTATGTGCAGGGGATCGGCGTGGTCAAGGCGTTCGGCAGAACAAGCGAAGCGATAAAAAATGTAACGGAGAGTATTAAAAAAAGCAAAACAGGTTTCTTTGCGGTAGAAAAAACAGTGATGCCCTCATTGCTGGTTTTCTCGCTGCTGCTTAAGTTGGGAACAACTGCAATTATTGTGAGCGCCTTATACCGCTATTCCGTTGGAGCGATCGATGTAGAAAAAACATTGATGCTGACCGTAGCAAGTTTTGTGGTATTCGGCGGGTTTGAAATAGCCGGTACCATGCAGCGGATGCGCGGCGCTGCGGTACAGAATTTGGATACGCTTTTTACGGTTAAAAATATTCAAGCTTTACCGGAAGGTTCGCTCCTGC from the Treponema medium genome contains:
- a CDS encoding ABC transporter ATP-binding protein produces the protein MDILKKHIGAIIFSVVVAIIGVACSIVPYFAVASIVTQLINGATDYRIFLPYAGLIFAGFAGAIIGHSVSTIGSHNLAFSIIEDTRKRVVEKLSRLSMGTIEEKSSGKWSQFVVETVDKMEKPIAHVIPEVLANVIIPIVIVVIIFILNWKIALANLVTLPLGMLFSMLMMKDYEAKSKRYIEASKKMNAAAVEYIQGIKVIKAFNKSASSYDKFQKAVEDNRDSMLDWYLSVCFAMTAAMEVLPSTLLVVLPVGLYLFMTGGITLPVLIMCVLLSYASYKPLLKAMAYMDTMANVRVVFGEIQSVLDLPELVRQDTAPAPHGYDVRFENVVFGYGGALCETAGTAAKDSAAGSAASGAAGKDCIPAAVNGIVNGAAAKDSTKVFDGLNFTAKEGELTAIVGSSGSGKSTIAKLLAGFWNINSGHITIGGADIGSMSLERNMQLVTYVSQENFLFNKTIRENLKMAKEDATDAEIEAACTKASIHDFIKSLPDGYDTNAGNAGSKFSGGERQRLTIARALLKDSPIVVLDEATAYSDPENEAIIQQSIDNLVKNKTVIMIAHRLSTIVNADKIIVLDKGKIAAEGTHTELLQRSPLYQKMWQSHISSRDN
- a CDS encoding ABC transporter ATP-binding protein, with product MFDLLKKIYAVAGNQSKRITTMFICDMLKSIFEGFTLGGLGYFLLTLSRAVFQSQPVTRSNIITVFCIMVTSITGKIIFGYISDRNKNIASYTMGAENRLVIGDKLKNVHMGYFSESKLGDISGALTTVITDVETIDMMILEMMFAGSIQTVIMALFVFPYDMTTGCIIFITLVTAILFNSVFQKKTDAVTTKLTELKLQLHTDILEYVQGIGVVKAFGRTSEAIKNVTESIKKSKTGFFAVEKTVMPSLLVFSLLLKLGTTAIIVSALYRYSVGAIDVEKTLMLTVASFVVFGGFEIAGTMQRMRGAAVQNLDTLFTVKNIQALPEGSLLPQGNDDITVKNITFGYGGKEQTEEEKLFRNVDMSIPKNSVTALVGYSGSGKTSLCQLIARFWDVNSGEIKLGDTNIKDFAYDAFLSNFTFVFQDVYLFEDTIKNNIKFGKPDATDEEVIAAAKAAQCHDFIMELPNGYDTVLQEGGSNLSGGERQRISIARAMLKPSSIVILDEATSSVDPENEEKLISALDELLKNKTAIIIAHRLSTIKNADQIFVMDKGSIVQHGTHSELVQQNGIYARFVGMRETAAAWRV
- a CDS encoding GNAT family N-acetyltransferase, translated to MIRTIHLTDAKAIRDISEFSLGYKTTEAVTERQIAKLLKDNQHVIRVYEDDETHTVVGFIHAEAYQLLYKEPGFNILGLALLAEYQHKGIGKQLLRAVEAEAVARHYRFIRLNSGEHRTEAHAFYEHCGYSCTKLQKRFIKEW